The Bifidobacteriaceae bacterium genome contains the following window.
TCCTCCAACCTCGGCTCGTCCGGCGTGGCCGAGAAGAATCTGAATATGTTTACGGTCGTTGTGGGAATTGTTTGGATCACAATGGTGTTAGCTCTGGCGTTGATCCATAAGTTCACGTAGCCGCTGGGGCGCGGGTGACCGCGCCCGCGGCTGACGTAATCTTGCAAGTCTGAGAGGCGGAGCTATATGGCAGGCGGAAGTGCCATTCGGGGGTCGCGCGTGGGCGCCGGACCCATGGGTGAAGAAGAGCGGGGCGAGATCGCGCCCCGCGTGACGGTGTCCTATTGGTGCGCCAACGGGCACGAGACTCGGCCGAGCTTCGTGGACGACCCGGGCACCACGGTGCCAGCGGAATGGGATTGCCCTCGCTGCGGCCTGCCGGCCGGAGTTGACGCGCTCAACCCGCCGGCGCCCCCGCGCAACGAGCCCTACAAGACGCACCTGGCGTACGTCAAAGAACGCCGTTCGGAGGCGGACGGCGCCCAGTTGCTGGAAGAGGCCCTGGCCTCGCTCCGCGCGCGGCGCGGCGAGGCGGAGGCGGCGGCCGCGTGACCCTGCGCCGCTGACTCAACGCCCTGAGGCCGCTGGGGGGCGAGCAGACGGCATCGGCGGGCTGGTAGAGTGGGCGGCTGGTGTGCCCAAGACGGGTGCCCTGGGGCCTTAGCCATTGTGTCGGCCCCACGCTCAACCACAGCGGTTGGGCGCGTTTCGGAACAACACGAACAGGAGTTGCCACGCGATGACCTCAGTGCGTCGCGCGCGCCGTCAGGTGCGCGAATCCCGGGCCCTTGGGCTGGCCCTCACCCCGAAAGCCGTCAAGTACTTCGACCGACGGCCCTATCCGCCCGGCGAGCACGGGCGCGGGCGGCGGCGGACCGAGTCCGACTACGCGATCCGGCTGCGGGAGAAGCAGCGCCTGCGGGCCCAGTACGGGCTGCGGGAGAAGCAGATCGTGCGCGCGTTCCAAGACGCCCGCAAACAGCCGGGCCTGACCGGCGAGGCGCTGGTGGAGTTGCTGGAGGTGCGGCTTGACTCGTTGGTGCTGCGGTCGGGGTTCGCGCGGACCATCTTCCAGGCTCGGCAAACCGTTGTGCACCGGCACGTCCTGGTGGACGGCAAACTGGTGGACCGCCCGTCGTTCAGGGTCAAGCCGGGCCAGATCATCATGATCAAGCCAAAGTCGCAGACGCTGGTGCCGTTCCAGGTGGCCGCCGCCGGCGCCCACCGCGACGCGCAGGTCTGGCAGATCCCCGAATACCTGGACGTCAATCTGGAGCGGCTGCGCGCGCAGTTGGTGCGGGCGCCGAAACGCGCCGAAGTGCCCATCACCTGCGACGTGCAGCTGGTCGTGGAGCACTACTCCCGCTGACCGCCGCCTGGCCGGTGGTTCCGCCAAGAAGGAGGCCGTAATGACTTTGGGCGAAGTCGCCGGACTGATCGCGGCGCTCGCGTTCGTGGCGCTGGTGGGCTTGCTGGCCGTGCCGGTGCTGAGGTTGGGGCGGGTCTTCCAAGAGGCGACCCGGTCCGTCAAGGAGCTGACGGACCACACGCTGCCAATCCTGGACCAGGCCGCCACGACGGTGGCGGAGACAAACGCGCAGTTGGAGAAGGTGGACACCATCACGTCCGCCGCGGCGGACGTGTCGCAGAACGTGTCCGCGCTGACCGCGCTGTTCGCTGCCACGGTGGGCGGACCGCTGATCAAAGTGGCCGCGTTCACCTACGGCGTCCGCACAACGGTTGCCGGCCATGCGCCCAAGAAGAGCCGCCGCGCCAAGCACCGCCGGGGGGGCGGAGCCGCCGAGCCGGGGGATGGTTAGGGTGCGCCGGGTCTTTTGGACGGGCGCCGTGCTGACCCTGGGCGTGGGCACCGGCCTCGGGCTCGCGTTTTGGGCCTACCGGCGGTTCGACGCCGCCAAGCGGGCCGTTTCTCCGGAGGGGATCGCCGCGCGGTTTGACGACGCATTGGCCACGGTGGGCCAAATGGCCGGCGAGATCCGCGAGGCCGCCGCCGCCCGCGAGGCCGAATTGCGCCGCACGCTGCTCAAATCCGACTAGCCGCCAAGGAGACGCCTGCAATGCGCACTTCGGAAATCCGCAACCGCTTCCTCGCCTACTTCGAGAATCGGGGACACACGGCGGTCCCGTCCGCCTCTCTGATCAGCGAGGACCCGTCCCTGCTGTTCACGGTGGCGGGCATGGTCCCGTTCATCCCCTACATGTTGGGACAGGTGCCCGCGCCGTGGCCCAGGGCCGCCTCAGTCCAGAAATGCCTCCGCACGGGCGACATCGACGAGGTCGGGAAGACCACCCGCCACGGCACGTTCTTCCAAATGAACGGGAACTTCTCGTTTGGGGACTACTTCAAGGAGGGAGCTATCGCGCACGCCTGGGAGCTGGTCACCGGGCCGCAGGCGGACGGCTTCCTGGGGTTCGACCCGGACGCGATCTGGGTGACGGTCTTCCATGAGGACGACGAGGCGGCGGCCCTGTGGCGGAGCGTGGCCGGATTGCCGCCGGAGCGCATCCAGCGGCGGGGCATGAAGGACAACTTCTGGTCCACCGGCCAGCCGGGGCCGGCCGGCCCCTGCTCCGAGATCTATGTGGACCGGGGGCCTCAGTTCGGTCCCGACGGCGGCCCCGTCGTGGACGAGGACCGGTTCCTGGAGATCTGGAACCTGGTCTTCATGGAGTTCGAGCGCGGCGCCGGCGGCGCGAAGAGTGACTATCCGCTGCTGGGGGAGTTGGAGCAGAAGAACATCGACACCGGCATGGGTTTGGAGCGGGTCGCCTACCTGCTCCAGGACGTGGCCAACCTGTATGAGATCGACGAGGTGGTGCCGGTCATCCGCCGCACCGAGGAACTGACGGAACGCTCCTACGGCGCGGACCACGAGGCGGACGTACGGATGCGGGTAATCGCCGACCACGTCCGCTCTGGCCTGATGGTGATCGCCGACGGGGTGACCCCCTCAAACGAGGGCCGGGGCTACGTGCTGCGGCGGCTGCTGCGGCGAGTGGTCCGGTCGATGCGCCTATTGGGCGTCGAGGAGCCGGTTTTCCCCGAGTTGTTCGAGGTCTCCAAGGACGCCATGAAGTCCTCCTACCCGGAGTTGGAGCGGGACTGGGCGCGCATTTCCGGCACCGCGTATAGCGAGGAGGAGTCTTTCCTGCGCACGCTGGCGGGCGGGTCCACCATCTTAGATGTGGCGATCGACCGCACCAAGGCGGCCGGCCGGCCGGCCTTGTCCGGCCAGGACGCCTTCCAGTTGCATGACACCTACGGCTTCCCCATCGACTTGACCCTGGAGATCGCGGCCGAACAGGGTTTGGCGGTGGACCAGGAGGCGTTCCGCGCCTTGATGCGCGAACAGAAGGAACGGGCGCGGGCGGACGCGGTCGCCAAGAAGACGGGTCACGCCGACACCTCCCTCTACCAGGAGCTGGCCGCCCAAGTCGGCCTGACAGACTTCACCGGCTATGCCGAATACGAGTCGCGCGGCCGGGTCTTGGCGCTGATTCAGGACGGCCAGGGCATCCCGCTGGCGCAGGCACCCGCCAACGTGGAGCTGATCCTGGACGCCACGCCGTTCTACGCGGAGGCGGGCGGTCAATTGGCGGACCAGGGCACCATCGAGTTCGACTCGGGCGCGGTGTTCGAGGTGGACGACGTGCAACGGCCCATCAAGGGCCTCTCGGTCCACCGGGGCCGCCTGATCGAAGGCCGCCTGGCGGCCGGCGACCAGGGCCTGGGCCGGATCGACGTGGAACGCCGCAAGGCGATCTCCCGCGCCCACACCGCCACGCACATGGTCCACAAGTCGCTTCGCGAGCACCTTGGCTCCACCGCCACCCAGGCGGGTTCGGAGAACGCGCCCTCGCGGCTCCGGTTCGACTTCCGGTACGGGTCGGGGGTCCCGCAGTCGGTCTTGGGGGAGATCGAGGAGCGGGTCAACACCATGCTGGCGGAGGACCTCGAGGTCACGGAAGAGTTGATGGACCTGGACAAGGCCCGGGAACTGGGCGCCATGGCGCTGTTCGGGGAGAAATACGGCCGGATTGTCCGCGTCGTGTCGATTGGCGGCGACTGGTCGCGCGAGTTGTGCGCCGGCACGCACATGCGCCGCTCTGGCGAATTGGGCCGCGTGTCCGTGTTGGGGGAGGCGTCGATCGGCTCGGGGGTGCGCCGCGTCGAGGCCCTGGTCGCGGATGGCGCCTACGCGCATCAGGCCAAAGAGCACCTCCTGGTCTCACAGCTAACCGACGTGTTGAAGGTCCGGCCAGACGAGTTGGTTGACCGAGTGGGCTCGCTGGTCGCCAAGCTGAAGGAGGCGGACAAGGCTCTGGCGGCAATGCGGTCAGCCCAGTTGGGCGCCCAGGCCCCGGCTTTGGCCGCGTCGGCGCGCTCGGTCGCCGGAGTGCGCCTGGTGACGGCCACCCTGGACGGCGCCAGCGGCGACGACCTGCGGGGCCTGGCTCTGGACGTGCGCTCCCGCCTGGGGGAGTCCGAACCGGTTGTGGTCGCCCTGGGTTCCAAGGACGCGGACAGCGGCCGCGGGGTTTTGGCCGTGGCGGTGAACGATGCCGCTCAGTCCGCCGGTCACAAAGCCGGCGTCTTGGTGGGGTTGGCTTCCAAGGTGTTGGGTGGCGGCGGGGGCGGCAAGCCGGCGTTGGCCCAGGGCGGCGGCGCGGACGGCTCCAAGCTGGACCAGGCCTGGGCGGCCATCGCCGGCGCGCTGTGACCGGGCCGAGCGGCCCCTGGCTCGGGGTGGACCTGGGCCAGGTCCGGGTCGGCCTGGCCAAATCCGACCCCGGCCTGGTGTTGGCCATGCCCCTGGCCACTCTGCAACGGGCAGGCCGCTCGGTCGAAGCTCTGGCGGACCACCTGGCCCGTGTGGCGCGGGAGGAGAACGCCCGCCGCGTGGTAGTCGGCTGGCCCCTCAACATGGACGGCACGATTGGCCCCAAAGCGGCCGAGGCGGGCGAACTGGCGGCGGCGCTGAAGGCGAAGGGAGTCGAAACGGCCCTCCAAGACGAGCGGCGCACCACCAGCCAGGCGAGCGCCCAACTGCGGGAGGCAGGCCGGGACGCCAAAAGCCAACGCGCTGTGATAGACCAGGCGGCGGCCACTTTGATCCTCCAGTCGGCGCTGGACACGCGCCAACCACTCGGCCCGCTTGAACCGCTTGAGCCGCTTTAGCCACGGTGCCTGGTAGGGTCGCGGGGTGAAGCTTGCCGAGCCAGTCGAATCCCTGGGCGACCCGCGGGCGCAGCGGATCGCCGATGTGGCCAAACCCTCGCATTCGAACACGAAAGTGGCGTTGATCGAGGACGAGGAGCCGCTTGTCAACGCCCTGGCGGCTGGGGTGGAGTTTGTCGAGGTCTACCATGAACGGGGCCATGCCGTCCCGTCCGCGCTGGCACAGGCCCTTGAAGACGCGTCCGTCCCGGTCGCGGCGGTTGACGGCGCGCTCCTGACCCGCGTCTTCAGGACCGACAAACGACCACGGTGGTTCGGGGTCGCCAAGGTGCCGCGTCCGGCCTGGCTGGAGGACCTGGAGGACCGAGCGGGCGACATCGTGATCCTGGACGGTGTGCGGATCGTGGGGAACATCGGGGCGATCATTCGGACGGCAACCGCCTTCAACGCGGCGGGGATTGTCCTGATCGACTCTGGCCTGAGCACCATTGCGGACCGAAGGCTCCTCCGCGCCAGTCGCGGCTACGTGTTTTCGCTGCCCGTTGTCCTGGCGCAGGCCGACGAGTTGGCCCGCTTCCTAGACGACCAGCGAATCCGGGTCGCCGTGCTTGACGCCGGCGCCCCAACCAGCCTTGAGGAACTGGCAGGCGAGCCTGAACGGCGAGCTCTGGTATTCGGGAGCGAGCGCACCGGCCCGTCGGCGCGCTTCCGGCCCGGCGGCGTGGGTCGGGAACCCCTGCCCCTCGCAGCGTCCATCCCCATGCCGGGGCCGGTCGAGTCGCTCAACGTTTCGGTCGCGGTCGCGGTCACGCTTTACGCGTTGACGTCCCCGAAACGGGGCCTGGACGTGTCGGATTCGTGAGGGTTCGCACTGGCCAGCGCGTCAGTGGAGGCAAGGCAAGGTCACAAAACGGTAAGCTTCTCTCCCGTGAGCGACCAGTGGACTCCTTTCGGACCCGACAAGGCCCCTCCGCCGCCCGCGCAGCCGAGCTTCCCTCCCCAGGGCCCGTTTACGCCGGAGCAAGGCGAGCCCGAGTTCCTCGAGCCGGACCGGTACCAGCCTGAGCAGTTCGAGCCGCAGCAGTACCAGCCCGAGCAGTTCCAGCCGGGCCAGTACCAGCGCGAGCAGTACGAACCCGAGCAGTACCAGCCAGAGCAGTACGCACCCGAGCAGTACCAACCGGGCCAGTTCCAGCCGGAGCAGTACGAGCCCGGGCAGTACGAACCCGAGCAGTACGCACCCGAGCAATACCAGCCTGAACAGTACGAACCTGAACAGTACGAACCTGAACAGTACGAGCCCGAGCAGCTCCAGTCCGAGTACTACGAACTGGAGCAGTATGAACCGACCCCGGAGCCGAGCGGGGCCGCGGTCTCCCGCCGCGCCCTGCGCGAGGCGGAGGCCGCCCAGGCCGAAGCCGTCAAGGAGACCAGGCAGGCGAGTAGGCGCGGGCCGATCACGGCCGTGATGATGATTGTGCTGGTGGTCGCGGTGGGCACCGTGGGATTTGTTGTCGGCAAGCCGATGATTGAGCGGCTGACGCAGCCGAAGCCGACCACGGTCACGGACTATCCGGGCCCGGGCGCGGGCGCGACCACCATCACCATTGACCAAGGCGATCCGGGCAGCACGATCGCCCAGAAGTTGGTCGACGCGGGCGTGATCGCCACCACCGGAGCTTTCATCCAAGCCTGGAACAAGGCCGGGGACACGGCCGCGTCTATCCAACCGGGCACGTACGCGCTGTTTGAGAAGATGAGCGCGGCCGACGCGCTGGCCGCGCTGCTCGACCCGGCCAACCGGAACGCGATCGTCTTCACCGTGCCGGAGGGCAAGCGCGCCGGCCAGGTGTACCAGATCATCGGGTTGGCGATGGCGCGAGCCGATTTGGGCGCCGATGCCGACCAGGCGGCCCTCGATCAAAAGGCCAGCGAGGACGCCCAACTAGTCGAGCAGGCGGCCGCGGACCAGGCCGGGATCGGCCTGCCGCCGGAGGCGGGCGGGCTGGTGGAGGGGTGGCTCTTCCCGGAGACCTACAGCTTCAACATTGGCACCACGCCCACTGAGATGCTGGCCAAGATGGTGTCTCAGACCGTCGCCGTGCTGGAGGACCTGAAGGCGCCCAGGGAAAACTGGGCGAAGATCCTCACCATCGGGTCGCTGGTGGAGAAGGAGTCCAAGCTCTCTGACGACCGCCCGAAGACGGCCCGCGTCATCTATAACCGCCTCGACGTGGGCATGAGGCTCCAGCTTGATTCGACCGTGGTCTACGGCGTGGGGCGCTTTGACGACAAGGTTGCCACCAGCCAGGCCGAACGCGACGACCCGAACCCCTTCAACACCTATGTGGTGCCGGCCCTGCCTGCGGGCCCGATCTGCAATCCCGGCCTGGAGGCAATCGAGGCGGCGATAAATCCCGCCCCCGGAGCCTGGATCTACTTCTGCGCTTGGAACCTGGAGACTGGCGAGACGATCTTCTCTGAAACCCTGGAAGGCCAGCAGAGGTGCATTGACAAGTGGCACGCCTGGGAAGCGGAACAGGCCGGATGACGAACCGCGCGGCGGTGCTCGGCAGCCCGATCAGCCACTCGCTTTCGCCGGCGCTGCACCAGGCCGGCTATGCGGCCCTGGGGCTGACCGACTGGATCTACGAGACGGTCGAAATGACGGAGTCCGGTCTGGGGCCGTGGCTCGCCGGCCTGGGCCCGGAATGGAGGGGTTTGTCCTTGACCATGCCCCTGAAGCGGACCGCGCTGGGGTTGGTTGACCACGTGCAGCCCCTGGCGA
Protein-coding sequences here:
- the secG gene encoding preprotein translocase subunit SecG, which gives rise to MTVVTIVCQVILVLTSAFLILLILMHKGKGGGLSDMFGGGFSSNLGSSGVAEKNLNMFTVVVGIVWITMVLALALIHKFT
- a CDS encoding RNA polymerase-binding protein RbpA, whose protein sequence is MAGGSAIRGSRVGAGPMGEEERGEIAPRVTVSYWCANGHETRPSFVDDPGTTVPAEWDCPRCGLPAGVDALNPPAPPRNEPYKTHLAYVKERRSEADGAQLLEEALASLRARRGEAEAAAA
- the rpsD gene encoding 30S ribosomal protein S4, encoding MTSVRRARRQVRESRALGLALTPKAVKYFDRRPYPPGEHGRGRRRTESDYAIRLREKQRLRAQYGLREKQIVRAFQDARKQPGLTGEALVELLEVRLDSLVLRSGFARTIFQARQTVVHRHVLVDGKLVDRPSFRVKPGQIIMIKPKSQTLVPFQVAAAGAHRDAQVWQIPEYLDVNLERLRAQLVRAPKRAEVPITCDVQLVVEHYSR
- a CDS encoding DUF948 domain-containing protein; protein product: MTLGEVAGLIAALAFVALVGLLAVPVLRLGRVFQEATRSVKELTDHTLPILDQAATTVAETNAQLEKVDTITSAAADVSQNVSALTALFAATVGGPLIKVAAFTYGVRTTVAGHAPKKSRRAKHRRGGGAAEPGDG
- the alaS gene encoding alanine--tRNA ligase translates to MRTSEIRNRFLAYFENRGHTAVPSASLISEDPSLLFTVAGMVPFIPYMLGQVPAPWPRAASVQKCLRTGDIDEVGKTTRHGTFFQMNGNFSFGDYFKEGAIAHAWELVTGPQADGFLGFDPDAIWVTVFHEDDEAAALWRSVAGLPPERIQRRGMKDNFWSTGQPGPAGPCSEIYVDRGPQFGPDGGPVVDEDRFLEIWNLVFMEFERGAGGAKSDYPLLGELEQKNIDTGMGLERVAYLLQDVANLYEIDEVVPVIRRTEELTERSYGADHEADVRMRVIADHVRSGLMVIADGVTPSNEGRGYVLRRLLRRVVRSMRLLGVEEPVFPELFEVSKDAMKSSYPELERDWARISGTAYSEEESFLRTLAGGSTILDVAIDRTKAAGRPALSGQDAFQLHDTYGFPIDLTLEIAAEQGLAVDQEAFRALMREQKERARADAVAKKTGHADTSLYQELAAQVGLTDFTGYAEYESRGRVLALIQDGQGIPLAQAPANVELILDATPFYAEAGGQLADQGTIEFDSGAVFEVDDVQRPIKGLSVHRGRLIEGRLAAGDQGLGRIDVERRKAISRAHTATHMVHKSLREHLGSTATQAGSENAPSRLRFDFRYGSGVPQSVLGEIEERVNTMLAEDLEVTEELMDLDKARELGAMALFGEKYGRIVRVVSIGGDWSRELCAGTHMRRSGELGRVSVLGEASIGSGVRRVEALVADGAYAHQAKEHLLVSQLTDVLKVRPDELVDRVGSLVAKLKEADKALAAMRSAQLGAQAPALAASARSVAGVRLVTATLDGASGDDLRGLALDVRSRLGESEPVVVALGSKDADSGRGVLAVAVNDAAQSAGHKAGVLVGLASKVLGGGGGGKPALAQGGGADGSKLDQAWAAIAGAL
- the ruvX gene encoding Holliday junction resolvase RuvX — encoded protein: MTGPSGPWLGVDLGQVRVGLAKSDPGLVLAMPLATLQRAGRSVEALADHLARVAREENARRVVVGWPLNMDGTIGPKAAEAGELAAALKAKGVETALQDERRTTSQASAQLREAGRDAKSQRAVIDQAAATLILQSALDTRQPLGPLEPLEPL
- a CDS encoding NshR/TsnR family 23S rRNA methyltransferase, with the protein product MKLAEPVESLGDPRAQRIADVAKPSHSNTKVALIEDEEPLVNALAAGVEFVEVYHERGHAVPSALAQALEDASVPVAAVDGALLTRVFRTDKRPRWFGVAKVPRPAWLEDLEDRAGDIVILDGVRIVGNIGAIIRTATAFNAAGIVLIDSGLSTIADRRLLRASRGYVFSLPVVLAQADELARFLDDQRIRVAVLDAGAPTSLEELAGEPERRALVFGSERTGPSARFRPGGVGREPLPLAASIPMPGPVESLNVSVAVAVTLYALTSPKRGLDVSDS
- the mltG gene encoding endolytic transglycosylase MltG, producing the protein MSDQWTPFGPDKAPPPPAQPSFPPQGPFTPEQGEPEFLEPDRYQPEQFEPQQYQPEQFQPGQYQREQYEPEQYQPEQYAPEQYQPGQFQPEQYEPGQYEPEQYAPEQYQPEQYEPEQYEPEQYEPEQLQSEYYELEQYEPTPEPSGAAVSRRALREAEAAQAEAVKETRQASRRGPITAVMMIVLVVAVGTVGFVVGKPMIERLTQPKPTTVTDYPGPGAGATTITIDQGDPGSTIAQKLVDAGVIATTGAFIQAWNKAGDTAASIQPGTYALFEKMSAADALAALLDPANRNAIVFTVPEGKRAGQVYQIIGLAMARADLGADADQAALDQKASEDAQLVEQAAADQAGIGLPPEAGGLVEGWLFPETYSFNIGTTPTEMLAKMVSQTVAVLEDLKAPRENWAKILTIGSLVEKESKLSDDRPKTARVIYNRLDVGMRLQLDSTVVYGVGRFDDKVATSQAERDDPNPFNTYVVPALPAGPICNPGLEAIEAAINPAPGAWIYFCAWNLETGETIFSETLEGQQRCIDKWHAWEAEQAG